A genomic region of Candidatus Methylomirabilis tolerans contains the following coding sequences:
- the mreC gene encoding rod shape-determining protein MreC — MTRLLLRYRRTLVLPTALLLAFVLMTLQARSGSSLALLTKQILLAPISPLLRLATKSFEVSATLWNDYVDLRRVRRDNQFLKEEIRQLRIEMGELHETALEHARLSRLLQMNNQVGTKAVVAKVIGKDATNWFRTILIDRGADRGIQRHMAVVTTEGLVGRVVDVTPFTARVQLITDPESAVGVLTERGRVIGVAAGSHWDVIQIKYLPLMADVAVGDRIITSGMGGIFPKGIPVGKVVRSSRPTNGTLFQSIEAQPHADFSRLEEVMVLARPPSNTLSWAGKEPPP, encoded by the coding sequence CCTTACTCCTGGCCTTCGTGCTGATGACGCTACAGGCACGTAGCGGCAGCTCGCTTGCCCTCCTCACGAAGCAGATCCTTCTTGCCCCTATCTCTCCACTCCTTCGACTCGCAACGAAGAGCTTCGAGGTATCCGCTACGCTCTGGAATGACTACGTCGACCTCCGCCGGGTCCGACGTGACAACCAATTCCTGAAGGAGGAGATTCGTCAATTGCGAATTGAGATGGGTGAGCTGCACGAAACAGCCTTAGAACATGCTCGCTTGAGTCGGCTCCTCCAGATGAACAACCAAGTGGGTACGAAGGCGGTCGTTGCCAAGGTGATCGGAAAGGACGCGACGAACTGGTTCAGAACGATCCTGATCGACAGGGGGGCAGACCGGGGGATTCAGCGCCATATGGCGGTCGTGACCACCGAAGGACTGGTGGGGAGAGTGGTAGACGTGACGCCGTTCACGGCTCGGGTACAGCTCATTACCGATCCGGAAAGTGCCGTGGGTGTCCTCACCGAGCGAGGCCGTGTCATTGGGGTCGCCGCAGGAAGCCATTGGGACGTCATCCAGATCAAGTATCTTCCACTGATGGCCGACGTTGCCGTCGGCGATCGGATCATCACCTCTGGAATGGGCGGTATCTTTCCAAAAGGTATCCCCGTGGGCAAGGTCGTACGATCGAGCCGGCCGACGAACGGGACCCTGTTTCAATCGATCGAGGCGCAGCCACATGCCGACTTCTCGCGCCTGGAGGAAGTGATGGTTCTGGCACGACCGCCTTCAAACACTCTGTCATGGGCAGGCAAGGAACCGCCACCGTGA
- the mreD gene encoding rod shape-determining protein MreD, which yields MIAFLLALFGVCLLQASIAPHVAIGGIQPDLFLILLLGLSLSVGPEPAAAAGFLIGLYQDSLSGAPLGLNAFALSLIGFLVSRLSRQVKTTHLAGRFALLCLAGLLSGLITVLLLHFFRAPRPLASALLWTALPGALYTATLGTGLLAIWPRQTTEHVNR from the coding sequence GTGATCGCGTTTCTGCTCGCACTCTTCGGTGTCTGCCTTCTCCAGGCCTCCATCGCCCCTCACGTGGCTATCGGCGGTATTCAACCGGATCTGTTTCTGATCCTTCTGCTCGGACTGAGCCTCTCGGTAGGACCGGAGCCGGCAGCCGCCGCCGGTTTCCTCATCGGGCTATACCAGGACTCTCTCTCCGGCGCCCCCCTTGGCCTCAATGCGTTCGCGTTGAGCCTGATCGGCTTCCTGGTAAGCCGATTGAGTCGGCAGGTGAAGACGACCCATTTGGCCGGGCGATTTGCGCTGCTCTGCCTGGCCGGCCTGCTGTCCGGACTCATCACCGTCCTCCTCCTCCACTTCTTCCGCGCTCCTCGCCCGCTGGCGTCCGCCCTCCTGTGGACTGCGCTGCCGGGAGCGCTCTACACCGCGACACTCGGAACCGGGCTACTCGCCATATGGCCGCGGCAGACGACCGAACATGTGAACCGATGA